Proteins encoded within one genomic window of Trichomycterus rosablanca isolate fTriRos1 chromosome 7, fTriRos1.hap1, whole genome shotgun sequence:
- the cry3a gene encoding LOW QUALITY PROTEIN: cryptochrome circadian regulator 3a (The sequence of the model RefSeq protein was modified relative to this genomic sequence to represent the inferred CDS: substituted 1 base at 1 genomic stop codon): protein MAANSIHWFRKGLRLHDNPALQEAVRGAGTIRCVYFLDPWFAGSSNLGVNRWRFLLQCLDDLDSNLWKLNSRLFVIRGQPANVFPRLFKEWQISRLTFEYDSEPFGKXRDAAIKKLAMEAGVEVIVKISHTLYNLDKIIELNGGQPPLTYKCFQTLISRMDPPEMPVETLSSAFMGCCVTPVSEDHGDKYGVPSLEELGFDTEGLPSAVWPGGETEALTRIERHMERKAWVANFERPRMNANSLLASPTGLSPYLRFGCLSCRLFYFKLTDLYRKVKKTSTPPLSLYGQLLWREFFYTAATTNPRFDKMEGNPICVRIPWDKNPEALAKWAEAKTGFPWIDAIMTQLRQEGWIHHLARHAVACFLTRGDLWISWEEGMKVFEELLLDADWSVNAGSWMWLSCSSFFQQFFHCYCPVGFGRRTDPNGDYIRRYLPVLRGFPAKYIYDPWNAPDSVQAAAKCIIGIHYPKPMVNHAEASRLNIERMKQIYQQLSRYRGLGLLASVPSTHNGNGNGIAYSPGEQHSGTNTSAPTMLGSSVASGNRTGSILLNFDSEEHQGLRSIQQQQRQGYYQMPDQGHVTANSSNIYQSNFSKELAGPQQSGKRERESERDAEGKEDALSNSHKLQRYVAELTSVHGTTVNQPSMVNRKVSH from the exons atttctccttCAGTGCCTAGACGATCTTGACTCCAATCTCTGGAAACTCAATTCCCGCCTTTTTGTCATTAGAGGTCAACCAGCCAATGTTTTTCCACGTCTCTTTAAG GAGTGGCAAATATCCAGGCTGACATTCGAGTATGACTCTGAACCGTTCGGAAAGTAACGTGATGCTGCTATTAAAAAGCTTGCAATGGAGGCTGGGGTGGAAGTCATCGTCAAGATCTCACACACGCTGTACAACTTGGACAA AATCATCGAGTTGAATGGAGGTCAGCCACCCCTTACCTACAAGTGTTTCCAGACTCTGATCAGCCGCATGGACCCACCAGAGATGCCAGTAGAGACCTTGTCCAGTGCTTTTATGGGCTGTTGTGTCACACCTGTCTCTGAAGACCATGGAGACAAATATGGTGTGCCTTCTCTGGAAGAGCTTG GGTTTGACACAGAAGGACTGCCTTCTGCTGTTTGGCCAGGTGGAGAGACAGAAGCACTAACCAGGATAGAGAGACACATGGAAAGAAAG GCTTGGGTGGCAAACTTTGAGAGACCAAGAATGAATGCTAACTCCCTCTTGGCCAGCCCTACAGGCCTGAGCCCCTACCTCCGCTTTGGCTGCCTATCCTGTCGCCTGTTTTACTTCAAGCTCACAGACCTCTACAGAAAG GTAAAAAAGACCAGCACCCCTCCCCTCTCTCTCTATGGCCAGCTGCTGTGGCGAGAATTTTTTTATACTGCTGCAACCACCAACCCACGCTTTGATAAGATGGAGGGCAACCCCATTTGTGTACGCATACCCTGGGATAAAAACCCAGAGGCTCTAGCTAAGTGGGCTGAAGCCAAGACCGGTTTCCCTTGGATTGATGCCATTATGACCCAGCTGCGGCAAGAGGGCTGGATTCACCATCTGGCACGCCATGCAGTGGCCTGCTTCCTTACCAGAGGAGACCTGTGGATCAGTTGGGAGGAGGGCATGAAG GTTTTCGAGGAGCTTCTGTTGGATGCAGACTGGAGTGTAAACGCAGGCAGCTGGATGTGGCTGTCCTGTAGTTCATTCTTTCAGCAGTTCTTCCACTGCTACTGTCCGGTCGGCTTTGGTCGCCGCACTGACCCTAATGGTGACTACATCAG ACGATATTTACCTGTTCTCAGAGGTTTCCCGGCTAAATACATCTATGATCCATGGAACGCCCCGGATTCAGTGCAGGCTGCAGCAAAGTGCATCATTGGTATCCATTACCCAAAGCCTATGGTAAACCACGCGGAGGCCAGCCGCCTTAATATCGAGAGAATGAAGCAGATCTATCAGCAGCTCTCCCGCTACCGAGGACTTG GACTTCTGGCCTCAGTACCATCTACACACAATGGGAATGGGAACGGGATTGCGTACTCTCCAGGTGAACAACACTCTGGGACCAACACATCAG CACCCACCATGTTGGGAAGCTCCGTTGCCAGTGGAAACAGGACTGGAAGCATTCTGCTGAACTTTGACAGTGAGGAGCATCAGGGACTGAGGTCAATCCAGCAGCAGCAAAGACAGG GATATTATCAAATGCCTGACCAAGGCCACGTCACAGCCAACAGCAGTAACATCTACCAGTCAAACTTCTCTAAAGAATTAGCAGGTCCTCAACAATCAG GTAAAAGAGAACGAGAATCAGAACGAGATGCTGAAGGTAAAGAGGATGCACTCTCCAACTCTCATAAATTACAGCGATATGTTGCGGAGCTCACTTCTGTTCATGGCACCACTGTGAACCAGCCTAGTATGGTAAACAGAAAAGTCTCACATTAG